In one window of uncultured Acetobacteroides sp. DNA:
- a CDS encoding desulfoferrodoxin family protein, which produces MPLVFKPVDISNEEKECRKDYFDRHTPFIICAREAKRNEKLKVKVTLGDQYVHPDDYDHYISTIQLWNRETLLAQVHFMPGAMGNQPGHVEVDFYIVPKMALNLTAMAVCTKHGLWESETVDVAVTD; this is translated from the coding sequence ATGCCACTAGTATTTAAACCTGTTGATATCAGCAACGAGGAGAAGGAATGCCGCAAGGACTACTTCGACCGCCATACCCCATTTATTATCTGCGCGCGCGAGGCGAAGCGCAACGAGAAGCTGAAGGTTAAGGTAACCTTGGGCGATCAGTACGTGCATCCCGACGACTACGACCACTACATTAGCACCATCCAGCTCTGGAACCGGGAAACCTTGCTGGCGCAGGTGCACTTTATGCCGGGGGCAATGGGTAACCAGCCAGGCCATGTGGAGGTCGATTTCTATATCGTTCCGAAGATGGCGCTGAACCTTACCGCGATGGCTGTATGCACCAAGCACGGCCTTTGGGAGAGCGAAACCGTTGATGTTGCTGTAACCGATTAG
- a CDS encoding M28 family peptidase, with amino-acid sequence MKKLLYPILLVSIASASRAQDFLPTFKASSDSLKKYVYFLASDSLKGRRTSSQGQEIAAAFIAGKFKEAGLTPISPTSATPFYQPFALYTAPISFKEAAISIKGSSKKVYLFSDIMLLSESGIANTSVTPYFGANGSQPDSTSYAPVLAAESIDDGLSKLSRAYTESKDAKRTFLLVLPSQKVVEFNRSRLIFSASLMQKTNKDGDTLFYTPMNDPVLAKENIYYHKVLPFLAKHPGISILLTDEIFLKKLFSKDDLEGYPQVNKASVGKTLVISGSCAADKLKKIQTENVVGVFEGTKKKNEAIIVCAHYDHIGTLKNSTSTPTDSICNGADDNASGTSAILEVARLLESAKSKGYVPNRTIILVAFTGEELGLFGSDFMVNNPIFPLSKTVAVVNLDMIGRSNGTHFDSDMYAYPLTLGNPSSKFGQCLSQSAKIAKLNINNTISERELELWTHGSDHDNFVKAGIPAIVITTGEHADYHTPADEASKINYPRLERITNFTFYTVWKLANQ; translated from the coding sequence ATGAAGAAGCTTCTATACCCTATCCTACTCGTTAGCATTGCCAGCGCCAGCCGCGCGCAGGACTTTCTTCCTACCTTTAAGGCATCATCCGACAGCTTAAAGAAGTACGTATACTTTTTGGCATCCGACAGCCTCAAAGGCCGCAGAACCAGCAGCCAAGGGCAGGAGATTGCAGCAGCCTTCATTGCCGGCAAGTTCAAGGAGGCAGGGCTTACCCCCATCAGCCCTACCAGCGCCACCCCCTTCTACCAACCCTTCGCCCTGTACACAGCCCCCATCAGCTTTAAAGAGGCAGCCATTAGCATTAAAGGTTCATCGAAGAAGGTTTACCTATTCAGCGACATCATGCTCCTCTCGGAAAGCGGCATTGCCAACACCTCAGTAACCCCTTACTTTGGCGCCAACGGCAGCCAACCCGATAGCACCAGCTATGCGCCCGTACTAGCCGCCGAATCTATTGATGATGGCCTAAGCAAGCTAAGCCGCGCCTACACCGAAAGTAAGGACGCCAAAAGAACCTTTCTCCTGGTTCTCCCCTCCCAGAAAGTCGTAGAGTTTAACCGTAGCAGGCTCATTTTTTCGGCGTCGCTCATGCAGAAGACCAATAAGGACGGCGACACCCTTTTCTACACCCCCATGAACGATCCTGTGCTAGCAAAAGAAAACATATACTACCATAAAGTTCTTCCATTTCTGGCCAAGCACCCAGGCATTAGCATCCTGCTCACCGACGAAATCTTCCTCAAAAAGCTCTTCAGCAAAGACGACCTCGAAGGCTACCCCCAGGTAAATAAAGCATCCGTAGGAAAAACATTGGTGATTAGCGGCAGCTGTGCCGCCGATAAGCTCAAAAAGATTCAAACCGAAAATGTAGTCGGAGTATTCGAGGGAACCAAGAAAAAGAACGAAGCGATAATCGTATGCGCCCACTACGACCATATAGGTACGCTCAAGAATAGCACGAGCACCCCAACAGACAGCATCTGCAATGGTGCCGACGACAATGCCTCAGGAACATCAGCAATCCTCGAAGTCGCCCGCCTACTCGAATCAGCCAAAAGCAAAGGTTACGTTCCCAACCGAACGATCATCCTGGTAGCCTTTACCGGCGAGGAGCTCGGACTATTTGGGTCCGACTTCATGGTTAACAACCCCATCTTTCCCCTATCCAAAACCGTAGCAGTAGTAAACCTCGATATGATCGGGCGATCCAACGGGACCCATTTCGACTCAGATATGTACGCCTATCCGCTTACACTAGGCAACCCGAGCAGCAAGTTCGGGCAATGCCTAAGTCAAAGCGCCAAGATCGCCAAGTTAAACATCAACAATACTATTTCTGAAAGGGAGCTCGAGCTATGGACGCATGGTTCCGACCATGATAACTTCGTAAAGGCAGGAATACCAGCCATCGTTATCACCACCGGCGAGCATGCCGACTACCATACCCCTGCCGATGAAGCCAGCAAGATTAACTATCCACGGCTCGAACGTATTACGAACTTCACCTTCTACACCGTTTGGAAGTTAGCCAATCAGTAA
- a CDS encoding RNA polymerase sigma-70 factor: protein MNEQVLIADIAKGNEDAFEMVFRAYYAALCTYANSLLKDPAEAEEVVQGTFLTLWESRQGLDIHTSLKSYLYRAVHNTCLNKLKHYKVRQAHSTEYKSTNSEEVDTTIEQVQGSELERQIATAIEKLPNQCQTVFKLSRQQGLSYAEIAEQLGVSVKAVDKQIVRALRILREELKDYLPAILIFFMFKN, encoded by the coding sequence GTGAACGAACAGGTACTTATAGCAGACATAGCAAAGGGTAATGAGGATGCTTTTGAGATGGTTTTCAGGGCATACTACGCTGCGCTATGCACCTACGCCAACTCGCTGCTGAAGGATCCTGCCGAAGCTGAAGAGGTGGTACAGGGAACTTTTCTTACTCTATGGGAGAGCCGCCAAGGACTTGATATCCATACCTCGCTGAAGTCTTACCTGTACCGTGCGGTGCATAACACCTGCCTGAATAAGCTAAAGCACTACAAGGTGCGGCAGGCGCACAGCACAGAATATAAGAGTACCAACAGCGAGGAGGTAGATACTACTATAGAGCAAGTGCAGGGTAGCGAACTCGAACGTCAGATTGCAACGGCTATTGAGAAACTTCCCAACCAGTGCCAAACCGTATTTAAACTTAGCCGCCAACAGGGACTCTCGTATGCCGAGATTGCCGAGCAACTGGGAGTATCAGTTAAGGCGGTTGATAAGCAGATTGTTCGGGCGCTTAGAATCCTTCGGGAAGAACTAAAGGATTACCTTCCTGCAATACTTATTTTCTTCATGTTTAAAAACTAA
- a CDS encoding FecR domain-containing protein → MTDDGKHIDYLIARYLNGEASTEERTMVKHWCAESEENQKYFDDLRLIFERASELETDNQFDVDAAWNRIAPQLKHSSKVIPFRKRWTTWVAAAASVAILFGVWTGINRYEMHDKVAKPIELAANNLPKKGLLPDNSKVEVEPNSRITYAEGFGKTNREVTLVGNASFDVHHQSGPAFTVKASGTLIKDIGTAFRVKTDGDTSIVEVYVKSGSVVFYTDNNRGIILKQGETGIYNKITKEFTKIEPAKQEAPPAVVKAFNFQETPLSEVINLLSKAYNVPIALDNPKLGSCTISVRFENEKIDTIIDIVAETLNLKVTKRNNGYLLTGEECSK, encoded by the coding sequence TTGACTGATGATGGCAAACATATCGACTACCTAATAGCCCGCTACCTAAATGGAGAGGCATCGACCGAAGAGCGGACGATGGTGAAGCATTGGTGCGCCGAATCGGAGGAGAACCAGAAGTACTTCGATGATTTACGGCTCATCTTTGAACGGGCATCGGAGCTGGAAACGGACAACCAGTTTGACGTAGATGCCGCATGGAACCGCATTGCACCTCAGTTGAAGCATTCGAGTAAGGTAATTCCCTTTAGGAAGAGATGGACAACATGGGTAGCAGCTGCAGCATCCGTTGCCATTCTTTTTGGTGTATGGACAGGCATTAACCGGTACGAGATGCATGATAAGGTTGCTAAGCCAATAGAACTGGCAGCCAACAATCTCCCCAAGAAAGGGCTTCTCCCCGATAACTCTAAGGTAGAGGTAGAGCCCAACAGCCGCATCACCTACGCCGAGGGCTTTGGCAAAACCAACCGCGAGGTAACGCTGGTAGGCAACGCCTCTTTTGATGTACACCATCAGAGCGGTCCCGCCTTTACGGTTAAGGCTAGCGGTACCCTTATCAAGGATATCGGAACAGCCTTTAGGGTGAAGACAGATGGTGATACCTCTATTGTGGAGGTGTACGTTAAATCAGGATCGGTGGTGTTCTATACGGACAACAACCGAGGAATAATCTTAAAGCAAGGTGAAACGGGTATCTACAACAAGATCACCAAGGAATTTACCAAGATTGAACCTGCCAAGCAGGAAGCCCCCCCTGCTGTGGTTAAGGCCTTCAACTTTCAGGAGACGCCTCTTAGCGAAGTTATCAACCTGTTGAGTAAGGCCTACAATGTTCCGATTGCTTTGGATAACCCTAAGCTGGGCAGCTGCACCATCAGCGTAAGATTTGAAAACGAAAAAATTGATACCATAATAGATATCGTAGCCGAGACCCTAAACCTTAAGGTGACAAAACGGAATAATGGCTACCTGCTAACCGGAGAAGAATGCTCGAAATAG
- a CDS encoding TonB-dependent receptor, which translates to MKKILTAIAAALLWIGAAEGQTLVQTVRGKVYDAETQAPIPGANIAISGFALGGSSTADGSFRVANVPVGRHDVVATFVGYEPVTLPNIMISSGKEVILNIGLKQSVKLMEQVVIKGNTRKDRPINTMASISARSFSVEETRRYAGGMDDPARMASAFAGVTVGNIQDNAIIIRGNSPKGVSWRLEGVEVPNPNHFAGGNVAGGGFTSIFSSQVLANSDFYTGAFPAEYGNALAGVFDMKLRTGNNEKREYTAQIGMMGIDFASEGPFKKGGSSSYLFNYRYSTMGLLFKAGLIPSDQVPVYQDLSFKLNFPTAKCGTFSIWGICGIDNNKEPVDKDSTKWETNWDRIKYNWDIYTGATGISHRYSIGKSYISTTVSASGTSNKMDQTRYDDFMQLRPNGNIKSNTSTLTLNSYINSKLSTRHTLRAGVTVKEMFYNLDISSTIDEKPETYQNMILEKGQSTLAEAYWQSRYQLSPSISVNAGINASYFALNKSHSVDPRFSIKWQMAPKHALTLGLGKHSQLEELRFYFVRNSKDGSSYFPNKNLDFSQAQHIILGYDWSIGEKLRFKAEAYYQRLYHVPGIADSSYSMINFNQDWGFHDALVNNTKGKNYGIDLTLERFLTDGYYYLATASIFDSKYKGGDGVWHNTRFDKGYSYNILVGKEYDLSKNRIFGINVRFNYIGGERKTPVSTSESIKERRVIYNESKAFDEQYPSTYYLDFTLTYRTNKKHYSGTWALQVKNMLGSPIYGGPEYNYKTKAIEEQKITMVLPVLSYRIDF; encoded by the coding sequence ATGAAAAAGATTCTGACAGCTATAGCTGCAGCACTACTATGGATAGGCGCTGCAGAGGGCCAAACCCTTGTCCAAACCGTACGCGGTAAGGTGTACGACGCCGAAACGCAGGCACCTATTCCAGGTGCCAACATCGCCATCTCGGGATTTGCTCTAGGCGGCTCGAGCACTGCCGACGGCAGCTTTAGGGTAGCCAACGTGCCCGTAGGTAGGCACGACGTGGTAGCCACCTTTGTCGGCTACGAGCCGGTAACCCTTCCCAACATCATGATTTCCTCGGGCAAAGAGGTAATCCTTAACATCGGCCTCAAGCAATCGGTAAAGCTCATGGAACAGGTAGTCATCAAGGGCAACACCCGCAAGGATAGGCCCATCAACACCATGGCTAGCATTAGCGCCCGCTCTTTTTCGGTAGAGGAAACGCGCCGCTACGCCGGAGGTATGGACGACCCCGCCCGCATGGCATCGGCCTTTGCAGGGGTTACCGTGGGCAACATCCAAGATAACGCCATCATCATCCGAGGCAACTCGCCCAAGGGCGTTTCGTGGAGGCTCGAAGGCGTGGAGGTACCCAACCCCAACCACTTTGCAGGTGGTAACGTGGCCGGTGGCGGCTTCACCAGCATCTTCAGCAGCCAGGTGCTGGCCAACTCCGACTTCTACACGGGCGCCTTCCCCGCCGAGTACGGCAACGCCCTTGCCGGCGTCTTCGACATGAAGCTCCGCACCGGCAACAACGAAAAGCGCGAGTACACCGCACAAATTGGCATGATGGGCATCGACTTCGCCTCCGAAGGGCCATTCAAGAAAGGCGGCAGTTCGTCGTACCTCTTCAACTACCGCTACTCCACCATGGGGCTACTATTCAAGGCAGGGCTAATCCCATCCGATCAGGTTCCCGTTTACCAGGACCTCTCGTTTAAGCTCAACTTCCCAACAGCCAAGTGCGGAACCTTCTCCATTTGGGGTATCTGCGGCATCGACAACAACAAGGAGCCAGTAGACAAAGACTCCACCAAGTGGGAGACCAACTGGGATCGTATAAAGTACAACTGGGACATATACACTGGTGCTACGGGCATCTCGCACCGCTACTCCATTGGCAAGTCATACATCAGCACCACCGTTTCGGCATCGGGCACCTCCAACAAGATGGACCAAACCCGCTACGACGACTTTATGCAGCTACGCCCCAACGGCAACATCAAGAGCAACACCTCTACCCTTACCCTCAACAGCTACATCAACAGCAAGCTTAGCACGCGCCATACGCTACGTGCCGGAGTAACCGTCAAGGAGATGTTCTACAACTTGGATATCAGCAGCACAATTGACGAAAAGCCCGAGACCTACCAGAATATGATACTCGAAAAAGGGCAAAGCACCCTTGCCGAGGCCTACTGGCAAAGCCGCTACCAGCTGTCGCCATCCATCTCGGTAAATGCAGGGATTAACGCCAGCTACTTTGCCCTCAACAAGAGCCACTCGGTAGATCCCCGCTTCAGCATCAAGTGGCAGATGGCCCCCAAACATGCCCTCACCCTAGGATTAGGGAAGCACAGCCAGCTGGAGGAGCTCCGCTTCTACTTTGTCAGAAATAGCAAAGATGGCAGCAGCTACTTCCCCAACAAGAACCTCGACTTCTCGCAGGCGCAGCACATCATTCTGGGCTACGACTGGTCGATCGGCGAAAAGCTACGGTTTAAGGCCGAAGCCTACTACCAACGCCTGTACCATGTACCCGGCATTGCCGACAGCTCCTACTCGATGATCAACTTCAACCAGGATTGGGGTTTTCACGATGCGCTCGTCAACAACACAAAGGGTAAGAACTACGGTATCGACCTAACCCTAGAGCGTTTCCTTACCGATGGATACTACTACCTGGCAACGGCATCCATCTTCGACTCCAAGTATAAGGGCGGCGATGGCGTTTGGCACAACACCCGATTCGACAAGGGATACTCGTACAATATCCTTGTAGGGAAGGAGTACGATCTTAGTAAAAACAGAATATTCGGAATAAACGTTAGGTTTAACTACATAGGTGGCGAGCGCAAAACACCCGTAAGCACCAGCGAATCGATAAAAGAAAGAAGGGTAATCTACAACGAGTCGAAGGCTTTCGACGAGCAGTACCCCTCCACCTACTACCTCGACTTTACCCTAACCTACCGCACCAACAAAAAGCATTACTCGGGCACTTGGGCGTTACAGGTTAAAAACATGCTAGGTTCGCCAATCTATGGCGGCCCAGAATACAACTACAAAACCAAAGCAATAGAAGAGCAGAAGATAACAATGGTACTCCCCGTACTAAGCTACCGAATAGACTTTTAA
- a CDS encoding Fic family protein, whose translation MIEQPPSLRMNAQSISKAFSLMNSDEGRELIQSINEKYLYWDKVKYRPISEKYGAVDLWHAVKVSRSVHAKQLRFGNYSFIFNTTDWILQVLHEIDLNFAGTLGATGAITEEDKQRYLISSIMEEAIASSQMEGASTTRKKAKEMLRNEEKPRNKSDQMIVNNYNTIRHIVQNKQEKLTLDRLLEVHALMAYNTLDDKLEEGCFRTTNDIYVVNHSDSEVVHTPPHFKDIPQLIDGLCDFFNNDNPHLFIHPIVKGIIIHFMMGYIHPFTDGNGRTARALFYWYLLSKGYWMTEYLSISRLIAKSKNQYEKAYLYTENDGNDLTYFITYNLKTMSLAYAELKSYIERKVREKQSTVVFQKLPLVNERQAEILRLLYNNGDLRFTVKEIQNRFIVSNQTARTDLQGLMSIGYLDLVQVNGKKTAFIKGPKFVDLLNE comes from the coding sequence ATGATAGAACAACCACCTTCATTAAGGATGAATGCTCAATCAATTAGTAAGGCGTTTAGTTTGATGAACAGCGACGAAGGTCGTGAACTGATTCAAAGCATCAACGAAAAGTATCTTTATTGGGATAAAGTGAAGTATCGTCCTATTTCGGAGAAGTATGGTGCTGTGGATTTATGGCATGCCGTAAAGGTTTCAAGAAGCGTACATGCAAAGCAACTTAGATTTGGGAACTACAGTTTTATCTTTAATACAACGGATTGGATTTTACAAGTTTTGCATGAGATAGACCTGAACTTTGCGGGAACGCTTGGAGCAACAGGGGCAATAACAGAAGAGGATAAGCAGCGCTACCTTATCAGCTCCATCATGGAGGAGGCTATTGCATCTTCGCAAATGGAGGGGGCGTCGACTACTCGAAAAAAGGCGAAGGAGATGCTTCGTAATGAGGAAAAACCGAGGAATAAGTCGGATCAGATGATCGTGAATAACTATAACACCATTAGGCATATCGTTCAAAATAAGCAGGAGAAGCTTACGCTGGATCGTTTGCTGGAGGTTCACGCGCTTATGGCGTACAATACCCTTGATGATAAATTGGAGGAGGGGTGTTTTAGGACTACGAACGACATTTACGTGGTTAACCACAGCGATAGCGAGGTGGTACATACGCCGCCACACTTCAAGGATATTCCGCAGTTAATAGATGGACTCTGTGACTTTTTTAATAACGATAACCCTCATCTTTTTATACATCCCATAGTAAAGGGTATTATTATTCATTTTATGATGGGATATATCCATCCTTTTACTGATGGAAATGGGCGAACTGCCAGAGCGCTATTTTACTGGTACCTACTCTCGAAGGGCTACTGGATGACGGAATACCTCTCCATATCTCGTCTTATAGCAAAATCGAAAAACCAATACGAGAAGGCCTACCTATATACAGAAAACGATGGGAATGACCTAACCTACTTTATTACCTACAACCTGAAAACAATGAGTTTAGCCTACGCGGAACTGAAGAGCTACATCGAGCGTAAGGTTAGGGAGAAGCAGAGTACAGTAGTCTTTCAGAAATTACCTTTGGTGAACGAGCGTCAGGCCGAAATTCTTAGGCTGCTCTATAATAATGGAGATTTGCGTTTTACTGTAAAAGAAATTCAAAATCGCTTTATCGTGTCCAACCAAACCGCAAGGACAGATTTGCAGGGACTGATGTCCATAGGTTACCTTGATTTGGTTCAGGTGAATGGCAAAAAAACGGCCTTTATAAAAGGTCCAAAATTCGTGGACTTGCTTAATGAGTAG
- a CDS encoding S8 family serine peptidase, with product MKLKLMFVSMLVAASMLFVGCSQQDDSVNVNSSQKELSVAPTQKYVPGQLIVKFKDGQTLKSKTDVMQAFGGAVVQKIYGSKLKGTDNGSVYLYSIKTSVESAISKLKQMPDVEYAEPNYIYTTQVTSNDPYFTNRSLWGMYGDASTPANQYGCQAAEAWALNHTGSSTVYVGIIDEGYMYNHADLAANAGTNPGEIPNNGIDDDNNGYIDDVYGWNFDGNNNSVFDSAGDTHGTHVAGTIGGVGGNNIGVAGVCWNVKMISGKFLGTNGGTLANAILAIDYFVDLKTRHNLNLVALNNSWGGGGFSQALKDAIDRASAAGILFIAAAGNGGSDQIGDNNDRYPSYPSNYTSSNIIAVASITSSGARSSFSNYGATSVDIGAPGSSIYSCLPSSSGGSTYGTMSGTSMATPHVTGAAALYASTHPGATMTQIKNAILNSAVATTSLRGKCVTGGRLNVSGF from the coding sequence ATGAAACTAAAATTAATGTTTGTTTCGATGCTCGTTGCAGCATCAATGCTATTCGTTGGCTGCTCGCAGCAAGACGATTCTGTAAACGTAAATTCTTCTCAGAAGGAATTAAGTGTTGCTCCTACTCAGAAGTATGTCCCTGGTCAACTAATCGTGAAGTTCAAGGATGGGCAGACTTTAAAATCTAAGACAGATGTTATGCAGGCTTTTGGTGGTGCTGTTGTTCAAAAGATCTATGGCTCCAAATTAAAAGGAACAGACAATGGTTCCGTTTACCTCTACAGCATTAAAACTTCTGTGGAGAGTGCCATTTCAAAGCTAAAGCAAATGCCTGATGTTGAATACGCCGAACCTAACTACATCTACACAACGCAGGTAACCTCCAACGATCCATACTTTACCAACAGATCGCTTTGGGGAATGTACGGCGATGCATCAACTCCTGCTAACCAGTATGGCTGCCAGGCTGCAGAAGCTTGGGCGCTTAACCATACCGGCTCATCTACAGTATATGTTGGTATAATCGACGAGGGTTACATGTACAACCATGCCGATTTGGCTGCAAATGCTGGTACCAACCCTGGCGAAATTCCAAACAACGGTATCGACGATGATAACAATGGCTACATCGACGACGTTTATGGTTGGAACTTTGATGGCAATAATAATTCCGTTTTTGACAGTGCTGGTGATACGCACGGAACTCATGTTGCAGGTACTATTGGCGGTGTTGGTGGCAATAATATTGGTGTTGCAGGTGTTTGCTGGAATGTAAAAATGATCAGCGGCAAATTTTTAGGGACCAATGGTGGTACGTTGGCAAATGCTATCCTTGCTATTGACTATTTTGTTGACCTAAAGACGAGACACAACCTTAATCTTGTTGCGCTTAACAACTCTTGGGGTGGCGGCGGCTTCTCTCAAGCACTTAAGGATGCCATCGACAGAGCAAGTGCTGCAGGTATTCTATTTATTGCAGCAGCAGGCAATGGCGGCTCTGATCAGATTGGCGACAACAACGATAGATATCCTAGCTATCCTTCCAACTACACCAGCAGCAATATTATTGCAGTAGCATCAATTACTTCATCGGGTGCTAGATCTTCATTCTCCAACTACGGTGCAACTTCAGTAGATATAGGTGCTCCAGGTTCTAGTATTTACTCTTGTCTTCCTAGTTCTAGTGGTGGTTCTACCTATGGAACCATGAGCGGAACATCAATGGCAACGCCTCATGTTACAGGTGCTGCAGCCCTATATGCTTCTACACACCCTGGTGCTACAATGACACAGATTAAAAATGCTATTCTTAACTCTGCTGTTGCCACAACATCTCTTAGAGGTAAATGCGTAACCGGTGGACGACTAAACGTTAGTGGGTTCTAG
- a CDS encoding FAD/NAD(P)-binding protein, with the protein MSENIYMPYQMVVEKITHEAPGVKTFRLKFVNEEDEQKFSFKAGQFGEYSVFGVGESTFCVASSPTRKGYIECTFRQAGKVTTALQQCEEGSVIGFRGPYGNTFPIDEWKGKNLVFVAGGIALPPMRCVIWNALDTRENFKDVTILYGARSVEDLVYKHELKEWEERPDVNLVTTVDPGGETPDWKGEVGFVPSVLEKMAPSSENTVAIVCGPPIMIKYTFPVLAKLGFTDENIYTTLENRMKCGFGKCGRCNVGKVYVCKDGPVFSLKELKELPDEY; encoded by the coding sequence ATGAGCGAAAATATATACATGCCATACCAAATGGTGGTCGAGAAGATCACTCACGAGGCACCTGGTGTTAAGACATTCCGTTTGAAGTTCGTCAACGAAGAGGATGAGCAGAAATTCAGCTTCAAGGCGGGACAGTTTGGTGAGTATTCGGTGTTTGGGGTAGGGGAGTCTACCTTTTGCGTGGCATCTTCTCCAACCCGTAAGGGGTATATCGAGTGCACCTTCCGTCAGGCGGGAAAGGTAACTACGGCACTTCAGCAGTGCGAAGAGGGAAGCGTCATTGGCTTCCGTGGACCTTACGGCAACACCTTTCCTATTGATGAGTGGAAGGGCAAGAACCTCGTGTTCGTAGCAGGTGGTATTGCGCTCCCTCCAATGCGATGCGTAATCTGGAACGCCCTCGATACCCGCGAGAACTTTAAGGATGTTACCATCCTGTATGGAGCCCGCAGCGTTGAGGACTTGGTGTACAAGCACGAGCTAAAGGAGTGGGAAGAACGCCCAGATGTAAACCTTGTTACTACCGTTGATCCGGGAGGTGAAACCCCAGATTGGAAGGGCGAGGTTGGCTTTGTTCCTTCCGTTCTCGAAAAGATGGCGCCAAGCAGCGAGAATACCGTTGCCATTGTGTGCGGTCCCCCAATCATGATAAAGTACACATTCCCTGTACTGGCAAAGCTGGGCTTTACCGACGAGAACATCTACACCACCCTCGAAAACCGTATGAAGTGCGGCTTCGGCAAGTGTGGACGTTGCAACGTGGGTAAGGTGTACGTATGCAAGGATGGTCCCGTATTCTCGCTTAAGGAGCTTAAGGAGTTACCTGACGAGTACTAA
- a CDS encoding 4Fe-4S dicluster domain-containing protein: protein MSIEKRLVRKASLAELFDAIKQQGKTIYAPRLRNGKVNYEVVDNFSDVAIDYIQTTQSAKEVAFPRTEKLFDYTKGKDGIAVTDFDPQSVPETVVWGVRPCDAAGIAPLKAIFNWDSKDILYNTRLEKSTVIGFSCSRCDESCFCTSVAGGPGNTQGSDIFLTQMGADGDYLAEIITEKGQDIVSKNPNLFEAIGDVDKEKYLVNLPVRFNYKEIKDKVDKFFESDVWKMQSLRCLSCGACAFVCPTCACFDIQDEAHGKHGSRVRCWDTCGLSLFTQHTSGHNPREVQSQRWRQRILHKFSYMPERLSVYGCSGCGRCSRACPADMNILEHLTAIQEIK from the coding sequence ATGAGTATTGAAAAGCGTTTGGTTAGGAAGGCTTCTCTTGCAGAGCTATTCGACGCCATAAAACAGCAGGGCAAGACCATCTATGCTCCAAGGCTCAGAAATGGAAAGGTGAACTACGAGGTAGTAGACAATTTTTCTGATGTTGCTATCGATTATATCCAGACTACCCAGTCGGCTAAGGAGGTGGCATTCCCACGAACCGAAAAGCTGTTTGATTATACTAAAGGTAAGGATGGCATTGCCGTTACCGACTTCGATCCGCAAAGCGTTCCCGAAACGGTAGTTTGGGGTGTTCGTCCATGCGACGCTGCCGGCATTGCTCCGCTAAAGGCAATTTTCAACTGGGATAGCAAGGATATCCTCTACAATACTCGTCTCGAAAAGAGTACGGTAATAGGATTTAGCTGCAGCAGGTGCGACGAGTCGTGCTTCTGTACTTCTGTTGCAGGAGGTCCCGGCAATACCCAAGGGAGCGACATCTTTCTAACCCAGATGGGCGCAGATGGCGATTATCTTGCAGAGATCATTACCGAAAAGGGGCAGGATATTGTAAGCAAGAATCCAAACCTCTTCGAGGCAATTGGCGATGTGGATAAGGAGAAGTACCTGGTTAACCTTCCTGTTAGGTTCAACTACAAGGAGATAAAGGATAAGGTGGACAAGTTTTTCGAAAGCGATGTTTGGAAGATGCAGTCGCTCCGATGCCTCAGCTGCGGTGCCTGCGCATTCGTATGCCCTACCTGCGCCTGCTTCGACATTCAGGACGAAGCGCACGGCAAGCATGGTAGCCGCGTTCGCTGCTGGGATACCTGCGGGCTATCGCTCTTCACCCAACATACATCGGGGCACAACCCACGCGAGGTGCAGTCGCAGCGCTGGCGTCAGCGTATTCTGCACAAGTTCTCGTACATGCCCGAGCGTCTTTCGGTGTACGGATGTAGCGGCTGCGGACGTTGCTCGCGCGCCTGTCCTGCCGATATGAATATTCTGGAACATTTAACCGCAATTCAGGAGATCAAGTAA